The Psychroflexus sp. ALD_RP9 region TAGAAGTAAGTCCTGTAAAAATTTCAGTCGAAGTGATTAGAGACTTCATTTATCATTATTCAAAATCTGCAAATGCCAGAAGTCAAGCACGATTAATTTCTGGCTTAAAGAGCTTTTTTGATTACTTGGTTTTTGAAGATTTAAGAGAAGATAATCCGATGGCTTTAATTGAAGCGCCTAAAATTGGCCGAAAATTACCAGATACTTTAAGTTTAAATGAGATTGATCAACTTTTAGCTGCTATTGATTTATCTTCTGCTCAAGGTCAGCGAAATAAAGCGATTATTGAGTTGTTATATGGTTGTGGTTTACGAGTTACCGAATTGGTAAACCTACGTATTTCAGATTTATATTTTGAAGAATCTTTTATAAATATTGTGGGTAAAGGCAATAAGCAGCGTTTTGTTCCGATTAGCGATTACACTATTAAATATGTAGAGTTATATCGAAAACATGTTAGAAATCATCAGCAAATTGTGTCTGGTTATGAAGATGTTTTGTTTTTAAATAGGCGTGGTAAACAGTTATCAAGAGCTATGATTTTTACCATAATAAAATCACTTGCAAAAAAGGCAAATATTCAAAAAAAAATTAGTCCGCATACCTTTAGGCATTCATTTGCGACACATTTACTAGAAAATGGCGCCGATTTACGTGCTATACAGCAAATGTTAGGTCACGAAAGTATTACCACAACTGAGGTTTACATGCATTTAAACCAATCTCATTTGCGCGAGACTATAGAGAAATTTCATCCTAGAACATAATTTATAAAAGTTTATAGTAATCATAACTTGTTTGTTTGATTACTGCTTATTTTTGCATCATG contains the following coding sequences:
- the xerD gene encoding site-specific tyrosine recombinase XerD, with the protein product MNWSAAIKDFVNYLKIERGLQHNTVVNYQLDVEKLQNYLDHFNVEVSPVKISVEVIRDFIYHYSKSANARSQARLISGLKSFFDYLVFEDLREDNPMALIEAPKIGRKLPDTLSLNEIDQLLAAIDLSSAQGQRNKAIIELLYGCGLRVTELVNLRISDLYFEESFINIVGKGNKQRFVPISDYTIKYVELYRKHVRNHQQIVSGYEDVLFLNRRGKQLSRAMIFTIIKSLAKKANIQKKISPHTFRHSFATHLLENGADLRAIQQMLGHESITTTEVYMHLNQSHLRETIEKFHPRT